The proteins below are encoded in one region of Chroococcidiopsis sp. SAG 2025:
- a CDS encoding alpha/beta hydrolase, which translates to MSTFVSVHGAWHDGSAWNEVIEQLEAKGHQAFAPTIAGHGKSVDKNVNHAQCTQSIVDYIVGKDLTDIVLLGHSFAGTIIAKVAEAISDRIRRLIFFDAFVLNDGESLRDSIPPHYQTLFDSLARESDDRTMMLPFELWREVLINDADLDLARSSYAQLSPEPYQPWIDKLDLKQFYSLPIPKSYLYCTEDNVLPQGEGWHPRMSNRLGLFRLVQMPGGHEIMFSNPIGLAEKIIVAGRD; encoded by the coding sequence ATGTCAACGTTTGTCTCGGTTCACGGCGCATGGCATGATGGTTCTGCTTGGAACGAAGTGATCGAACAGCTAGAAGCGAAAGGGCATCAAGCGTTTGCTCCCACGATCGCCGGACATGGTAAAAGCGTAGATAAAAACGTTAACCATGCTCAATGCACACAATCGATCGTCGATTACATTGTTGGCAAAGACTTAACCGATATTGTTCTCTTAGGTCATAGTTTTGCCGGAACAATCATTGCGAAAGTTGCTGAAGCGATTAGCGATCGCATTCGACGGCTCATTTTCTTCGATGCCTTTGTCCTCAATGATGGTGAAAGCCTCAGAGATAGCATTCCGCCGCACTATCAAACGTTATTTGACTCTCTAGCTAGAGAATCAGACGATCGTACGATGATGCTGCCGTTTGAGCTTTGGCGAGAAGTGCTGATCAATGATGCTGATCTCGATTTGGCTCGATCGAGTTACGCACAACTATCTCCTGAACCGTATCAACCGTGGATTGACAAGTTGGACTTGAAGCAGTTTTACTCGCTGCCCATTCCTAAAAGTTATCTCTACTGTACAGAAGATAATGTTCTTCCTCAAGGCGAGGGCTGGCATCCGAGAATGTCTAACCGCTTGGGGCTGTTTCGGCTTGTACAAATGCCCGGTGGTCACGAGATAATGTTTTCTAACCCGATCGGGTTAGCCGAAAAGATTATTGTGGCAGGACGTGACTAG
- a CDS encoding SDR family NAD(P)-dependent oxidoreductase — MARLKGKVAMITGAARGIGRATAVAMAREGADIALIDIADPKGVKNIDGYRLAKRSELAEAASLVEKEGRNAIQIVADVRDLTQMNQAAERTVRELGGLDILVASAGIVIGSPFEQMKPGQWADVVDVNLTGAANSMWAALPQMKKQKSGRMIVLASSLGRQGFSGIANYVATKWGVIGLVKSVALELGKYNITVNAISPTAVNTPLYRSEAGEEILGVDSPQAQDAQTLLIHALPIPALNPEDIADGILFLASNKAKYISGIALDIAAGSNARYTA, encoded by the coding sequence ATGGCAAGATTAAAAGGCAAGGTTGCGATGATTACTGGTGCTGCACGAGGAATTGGGCGGGCAACTGCTGTAGCGATGGCGCGTGAAGGCGCAGACATTGCTTTGATCGATATTGCCGACCCCAAAGGGGTGAAAAACATTGACGGCTACCGTTTAGCAAAGCGCTCTGAGCTTGCCGAAGCCGCGAGTTTAGTTGAAAAAGAGGGACGCAATGCAATCCAAATCGTTGCTGACGTGCGCGACTTGACCCAGATGAACCAAGCGGCGGAAAGAACAGTTCGAGAACTCGGTGGGCTAGATATTTTGGTCGCTAGTGCTGGCATTGTAATTGGCAGTCCGTTTGAGCAAATGAAGCCAGGGCAGTGGGCAGATGTGGTTGATGTAAATTTGACTGGTGCGGCTAACTCAATGTGGGCAGCACTACCGCAGATGAAAAAGCAAAAAAGTGGCAGAATGATTGTGCTTGCGTCGAGCCTTGGACGACAAGGCTTTTCGGGCATAGCGAATTACGTGGCGACAAAATGGGGTGTGATCGGATTAGTGAAAAGTGTAGCTTTGGAATTAGGTAAATATAACATTACCGTAAACGCTATCAGTCCGACAGCAGTAAATACGCCACTTTACCGCTCCGAAGCGGGAGAAGAGATACTTGGCGTAGACTCGCCACAAGCGCAAGACGCACAAACCTTGCTTATCCACGCGCTACCCATTCCGGCACTGAACCCAGAGGACATCGCTGACGGCATCTTGTTCCTCGCGTCGAACAAAGCCAAGTACATCTCCGGCATCGCACTTGACATTGCGGCAGGAAGTAACGCTCGGTACACAGCTTAA
- a CDS encoding AraC family transcriptional regulator, which yields MYIAIADIALQVGFSSQSHLTQQFKRVTGMTPKQVRPSP from the coding sequence ATCTACATTGCGATCGCAGACATTGCCCTACAAGTCGGCTTCTCCAGCCAAAGCCATTTGACGCAACAGTTCAAACGAGTCACAGGAATGACACCCAAGCAAGTTCGCCCTTCACCCTAA
- a CDS encoding FAD-dependent oxidoreductase, with protein MNIAIIGGGIGGLATANALLKKGFNVQVYERAKVLRPIGAGLSLTPNGLNSLNAVQSGIAQTLIKAGSPIHILILKRSTGETLASKPMDTMQKYGQPMLMIQWSKLQAILASVLPPEIIHLQHRCVGFEEQDDSVKVYFPDGKTVQADLLIGADGINSVVRQGIIGDGFPNYAGRMSWRALVRYSHEQLSPNTTTVITSPNGKNSMLMDLGDGYTFWGTSALSADDYVNRRATDAKTHVLKIFAEWAEPVGAIIAATPAADIVERPICDRPPLDRWSKGRVTLLGDAAHPVVPSLGQGANMAFEDAYELAECLAVAPNIEAALNAYENSRIPRTAIIYDCSATQGYKAYQPDSENTFTEMMKPSFRSQDDFEAWLYRYNPIAQKRKVY; from the coding sequence ATGAACATTGCAATTATTGGAGGTGGAATTGGCGGGTTGGCAACTGCGAATGCGCTACTCAAGAAGGGATTCAACGTGCAAGTTTACGAGCGAGCCAAAGTTTTGCGACCGATTGGTGCGGGTCTAAGCTTAACTCCAAACGGTTTGAATAGCCTCAATGCGGTTCAATCGGGGATAGCCCAGACATTAATAAAAGCAGGCAGTCCAATCCATATTCTAATCTTGAAACGCAGTACTGGAGAGACGCTCGCGTCAAAGCCAATGGATACAATGCAGAAATATGGACAGCCCATGTTAATGATTCAGTGGTCAAAGCTGCAAGCAATTCTGGCATCGGTACTACCGCCGGAAATCATTCATCTTCAGCATCGCTGTGTAGGCTTTGAGGAGCAAGACGACAGTGTTAAGGTCTATTTTCCAGATGGAAAAACAGTCCAAGCAGACTTGCTGATTGGCGCAGATGGCATTAATTCTGTTGTTAGGCAGGGAATAATAGGAGATGGGTTTCCTAACTATGCAGGGCGAATGTCTTGGCGGGCGCTCGTTCGATATTCTCACGAGCAATTGTCTCCCAACACAACAACTGTAATAACGTCACCTAATGGTAAAAATTCCATGCTCATGGACTTGGGGGATGGTTATACCTTTTGGGGTACAAGTGCATTATCGGCAGACGATTATGTCAATCGACGGGCAACCGATGCTAAGACTCACGTTTTGAAGATATTTGCAGAGTGGGCAGAGCCTGTAGGGGCGATAATCGCAGCCACACCTGCAGCAGATATTGTAGAGCGCCCTATTTGCGATCGCCCGCCCTTAGACCGTTGGAGTAAGGGTAGAGTGACGCTCTTGGGAGATGCGGCTCATCCTGTCGTCCCCTCTCTAGGACAAGGTGCAAATATGGCGTTTGAGGACGCTTACGAACTAGCGGAGTGTCTTGCCGTCGCTCCGAATATAGAGGCGGCACTTAATGCTTATGAAAACAGTCGCATTCCTCGTACAGCAATTATTTACGATTGCAGTGCTACTCAGGGTTATAAAGCTTATCAACCCGATAGTGAAAACACATTCACTGAAATGATGAAACCATCTTTTAGGAGTCAGGATGACTTTGAAGCATGGCTTTATCGCTATAATCCAATCGCGCAAAAGCGAAAAGTTTATTAA
- a CDS encoding NAD(P)H-dependent oxidoreductase, with translation MNVLIVYAHHEPKSFNGALKDIAVAVLTEVGHQVKVSDLYAMNFKAIADRADFKEMLEPDYLKYGIEQRHAYENDALANDIKAEQEKLRWADLLILQFPIYWFSVPAILKGWVDRVFTAGFAYSKGMSYDTGGLKGKRAMLSFTTGDPFDTFAHNGRHGDIDIVLWPIQNGILRFVGFDVLPPFIAWSAARGSQEIRERHLVDYRGRLLALDRTEPLFFHLAEDYNESWRLRPGIEARTPGQRTMARDECVSLRNAQVLQLGSSLLAE, from the coding sequence ATGAATGTGCTAATTGTCTATGCTCATCACGAACCCAAGTCCTTTAATGGCGCACTGAAAGACATCGCTGTTGCGGTTTTGACCGAGGTAGGCCACCAAGTAAAAGTGTCGGATTTGTATGCCATGAATTTCAAAGCCATTGCCGACCGGGCTGACTTTAAGGAGATGCTAGAGCCCGACTATTTGAAGTACGGGATTGAGCAGCGACATGCTTACGAGAACGATGCGCTAGCTAACGATATCAAGGCTGAACAAGAAAAGCTGCGTTGGGCAGACTTGCTAATCCTCCAATTTCCAATTTATTGGTTCTCGGTGCCCGCCATTCTCAAGGGCTGGGTGGACCGGGTGTTCACGGCGGGCTTTGCCTACAGCAAAGGTATGTCTTACGACACTGGCGGATTGAAAGGCAAGCGAGCAATGCTTTCGTTCACTACTGGCGATCCGTTCGATACCTTTGCCCACAACGGTCGTCATGGTGATATAGACATAGTGCTCTGGCCAATTCAGAATGGTATTCTCCGCTTTGTCGGCTTCGATGTTCTACCTCCATTTATTGCTTGGTCTGCTGCCAGAGGGAGTCAAGAGATTCGTGAGCGCCATTTGGTTGACTATCGTGGCAGACTTCTTGCCCTAGACAGGACGGAGCCGCTATTTTTTCATTTAGCAGAGGATTACAACGAGTCGTGGCGGCTTCGACCAGGTATTGAAGCACGTACACCGGGGCAGAGAACGATGGCCCGAGATGAGTGTGTAAGCTTACGGAATGCTCAAGTCTTGCAACTAGGAAGTTCGCTTCTTGCAGAATAG
- a CDS encoding ester cyclase codes for MVKQQSVDEQANGKATSNLTPAQEFLQSLWEEHLRHEFGTHNVEDALATMVEDAYVNNIPVMTGGVGKPALREFYSKYFIPQMPPDMELTPISRTIGTDQLVDEMVAKFTHTVWMEWILPGVAPTGKRVEVASVAIVKFRDGKLAHEHIYWDQASVLVQLGLLDPGTLPVVGVDSARKVLDPNLPSNALIDRASDGDSA; via the coding sequence ATGGTCAAACAGCAATCTGTAGACGAACAAGCAAATGGAAAGGCAACTAGCAACCTGACACCAGCCCAGGAGTTTTTGCAATCACTCTGGGAAGAGCATCTGCGACACGAGTTTGGCACTCACAACGTTGAAGATGCTCTTGCCACGATGGTTGAGGATGCTTACGTTAATAATATTCCAGTAATGACTGGGGGAGTCGGAAAACCAGCACTGCGCGAGTTTTATTCCAAATACTTCATTCCACAGATGCCGCCGGACATGGAGTTGACCCCAATCTCGCGCACGATCGGGACAGATCAACTCGTGGATGAAATGGTGGCTAAGTTCACTCATACCGTTTGGATGGAATGGATATTACCCGGCGTTGCTCCCACCGGAAAACGGGTGGAGGTAGCATCAGTAGCGATCGTCAAGTTCCGTGACGGCAAGTTAGCTCACGAACACATCTACTGGGATCAAGCGAGCGTATTGGTTCAACTCGGCTTGCTCGATCCGGGTACACTGCCCGTTGTAGGGGTTGACAGTGCGCGCAAGGTACTCGATCCGAACTTGCCCTCAAACGCACTGATCGATCGTGCCAGCGATGGCGACTCAGCATGA
- a CDS encoding AraC family transcriptional regulator, which yields MPTITVKNGSLTHSQWQQVSNYINTYLDRDLSLVEIAQVINISPTYFASLFKHATGISPHQYVIQKRVEQAKMLLSKTDLAIANIALEVGFSSQSHLNQQFKRFTGMTPKQVRPSS from the coding sequence ATGCCAACAATTACAGTTAAAAACGGAAGCTTAACTCACAGCCAATGGCAACAAGTAAGCAACTATATCAACACTTACCTTGACCGAGATTTATCGCTGGTTGAAATTGCCCAAGTCATTAATATCAGCCCGACTTACTTTGCTAGTTTGTTCAAACACGCAACAGGGATTTCTCCACACCAGTACGTGATTCAAAAGCGAGTGGAACAGGCGAAAATGCTGCTATCGAAGACGGATTTGGCGATCGCCAACATTGCATTAGAAGTAGGTTTCTCCAGCCAAAGCCATTTGAATCAACAGTTTAAGCGATTCACTGGAATGACACCAAAACAGGTGCGTCCTTCATCATAA
- a CDS encoding DsbA family protein — MSQDRDRSSLFIPASTEDRIQGVLSASVVLVMYGDYQCSECANLYRLIKAIRRQLSISFGENYLCFIFRHFPQTQIHSHAQRAAQAAQAAAAQGQFWQMHDILFAHQQELENGYLVEYANDLGLNISQFLKELSKQVHVARIDEDIESGLHSGITVAPALFINEIRYTGRWNNTQLTAAIVTASY; from the coding sequence GTGAGTCAAGACCGAGATCGTAGTTCGTTATTCATTCCAGCTTCAACAGAGGATCGCATACAAGGTGTACTGAGTGCCAGCGTGGTGCTGGTGATGTATGGAGACTATCAATGTTCTGAATGTGCCAACCTTTATCGACTGATTAAAGCCATTAGGCGACAGCTTAGTATTTCGTTTGGAGAGAACTATTTATGCTTCATTTTTCGTCATTTTCCCCAGACACAGATTCATTCTCATGCTCAACGTGCGGCACAAGCGGCACAAGCAGCAGCTGCCCAAGGTCAGTTTTGGCAGATGCATGACATTTTGTTCGCCCATCAACAAGAGTTGGAAAACGGCTATCTTGTGGAGTATGCCAACGATCTAGGACTTAATATTTCCCAATTCCTAAAAGAGCTGTCCAAACAAGTGCATGTTGCTCGGATCGATGAAGATATCGAAAGTGGATTACATAGTGGAATAACAGTTGCTCCAGCTTTGTTTATCAATGAAATTCGGTACACTGGGCGCTGGAACAATACGCAGTTGACGGCAGCTATTGTTACTGCAAGTTATTAA
- a CDS encoding RidA family protein: MRKQLINPPQIYDGSQFGMSQAVIDTALSTVYISGQVDWQTNHQVSSHTVEGQLKTALANLTTVLETSGSSVESLFSLRVYIRGEVGEFIGDIAPILAQYLGESRPSLTIIGVSSLGYPEILVEIEATAALT; this comes from the coding sequence ATGAGAAAGCAACTGATCAATCCGCCACAGATTTATGATGGAAGTCAGTTCGGAATGTCCCAAGCGGTTATTGACACCGCATTGTCTACCGTTTACATTTCTGGACAAGTTGACTGGCAGACAAATCACCAAGTTTCATCACATACCGTCGAAGGGCAACTAAAGACGGCACTGGCTAACTTAACCACCGTCCTAGAGACATCGGGAAGCTCGGTAGAGTCTCTGTTCAGCCTGCGTGTCTACATTCGTGGTGAGGTTGGGGAATTCATCGGGGATATCGCACCGATTCTCGCGCAATATCTGGGAGAGTCGCGTCCATCTCTTACTATAATCGGCGTTTCCTCACTTGGCTATCCAGAAATCTTAGTTGAGATTGAGGCAACAGCAGCACTTACATGA
- a CDS encoding response regulator transcription factor yields the protein MSQSATIRVLIADDHSIVRQGLATIVNRDPEMTVIAQAEDGQQAIEFFRQHQPDVTLMDLRMPQVGGVEAISAICAEFKSARIIVLTTYDGDEDIYRGLHAGAQGYLLKDAKPNELLQAIRTVARGQQYILPLVGAKLVQRLSNPELSDRELEVLGLMAQGMSNLDIGAALTIGESTVKSHVNRILSKLGVSDRTSAVIVAVKRGIVNL from the coding sequence ATGAGCCAATCTGCTACGATTCGAGTTTTGATTGCTGACGACCATTCCATTGTCAGGCAAGGATTGGCAACGATCGTGAACCGCGATCCAGAAATGACGGTAATTGCTCAAGCAGAAGATGGACAGCAGGCGATCGAGTTTTTTCGCCAACACCAACCGGATGTAACGCTGATGGATTTGCGAATGCCGCAAGTCGGAGGGGTGGAAGCCATTAGTGCTATCTGTGCCGAATTTAAATCTGCCCGAATTATCGTACTCACAACCTACGATGGTGATGAAGATATCTATCGGGGATTGCACGCAGGCGCTCAAGGTTATCTGCTTAAGGATGCTAAACCCAACGAGCTGCTTCAGGCAATTCGTACAGTGGCTCGCGGTCAGCAGTATATTCTGCCCCTAGTGGGTGCAAAACTGGTGCAGCGCCTAAGCAATCCAGAACTGAGCGATCGAGAGCTAGAGGTACTTGGTTTGATGGCGCAAGGGATGAGCAACTTAGACATTGGAGCAGCCTTAACTATTGGTGAAAGTACGGTCAAATCTCACGTGAATCGCATTTTAAGTAAATTAGGCGTGAGCGATCGCACATCTGCTGTCATTGTGGCGGTAAAACGTGGAATTGTTAATTTGTAA
- a CDS encoding PAS domain S-box protein, translating to MNYLHKYHLVEAEKARVLGQLLEAEKFYEQAIQGARENEYIQEEALAYELAAKHYLARGREKFAQTYMKEAHYCYERWGAKAKVKDLENRYPQFFSQLSKVTPTSVSTTSETSSTRSNIALDLVAIMKASQAIYREIELEKLLRSLMQILIQNAGAQTGHLILENSEEWLIEATSQLNDGDGENVYNIQLLRSVPMINCLPESIINYVIRTHETVILNDAICEGSFINDPYIQQNKTKSIFCLPLLNQTKLVGVLYLENQLAVGAFTSERSQVLNLLSTQAAIALENAKLYSKLRKSESRIAQFLEAVPVGIVAVDPTGHLDYFNQRAIQLLGQGIDSSISLEQISEIYQLYLAGTDRPYPTDELPGIRALNGECSTIDDVEIHQNNALIPVEVWGTPVFDEQGNVVYAIAAFQDITERKQAEKLLADYNRTLEQQVAERTAALRQSEANYRNLIQTSNSVILRTDTQGRIRYVNDCGLSFFGYEEDQILGRTLLETIVPETETSGRNLKQFVDDLFDNLEAPLPQAYLQTENENLCRDGRRVWIAWSNQAILDEQGQVVEILSVGNDITQLKQAEEALQRSEAKFRTIFENSQVGIYRTRTYDGLILNANQRFADLLGFDSLEEIIGLEHTTGFNVNPNDRQQFIEVLKRDGEVRSYEIQMRKRDGTVFWGLFSSYLNAADDYIEGVIADISDRKQAEVALQTSEERLRLALTAANQGLYDTNIKTGEIVVNPEYASMFGYNPATLHTTENEWIESVHPDDRESVVAAYHACLTGEVPNYQAEFRQRTQDGQWKWILSVGKIVTWNEFGEPIRALGVYTDIDDRKQAEIALQASEAELRALFSAIPDPMYIFNAEGQLICAIQGNPSYGDLCREEYIGKTLHQLYAKEQADEFLSYIQQAVKTQQILTVEYSQWIAGREIWFSARIAPIRHEQVIWLARDITLQKQAEATSILEERNRMAREIHDTLAQAFTGILIQFGAATQVLTDDPEVTQSHLDTIEELARTGLTEARRSVTALRPQLLEDGDLSTAIARLVAQMRAATDTALIYQIQGVAYGLPAEVENNLLRIGQEALTNAIKYARASVIWIELVYDDAQCCLRVIDDGRGFGVGGVPPIGRFGLLGMSERAERIGAQLRIESQPGQGTEIVVIVNCK from the coding sequence ATGAATTATTTGCACAAATATCATCTAGTTGAGGCAGAGAAAGCACGGGTCTTGGGTCAGTTGCTTGAAGCAGAAAAATTCTATGAACAAGCGATTCAAGGAGCCAGAGAAAATGAATATATTCAGGAAGAGGCGTTAGCATACGAATTAGCTGCAAAACATTATCTGGCGCGAGGTCGGGAAAAGTTTGCCCAGACCTACATGAAAGAAGCCCACTACTGCTATGAACGCTGGGGTGCAAAAGCTAAAGTTAAAGATTTAGAAAATCGCTATCCGCAATTTTTTTCTCAGTTGTCTAAGGTAACTCCCACGTCAGTATCTACCACTTCTGAAACTAGCTCTACTCGCTCGAATATTGCTTTAGATTTAGTAGCAATAATGAAAGCCTCACAAGCAATTTATCGTGAAATCGAACTAGAGAAGTTGCTTCGTTCTTTAATGCAGATATTAATTCAAAATGCTGGCGCACAAACTGGACATCTGATTCTGGAAAACTCAGAAGAATGGTTAATTGAAGCGACCAGTCAACTAAATGATGGTGATGGCGAGAATGTCTACAATATACAATTGCTGCGATCCGTTCCGATGATAAATTGCCTGCCTGAATCAATTATTAATTATGTAATTCGAACTCATGAAACTGTTATCTTAAATGATGCGATTTGTGAAGGTAGTTTTATCAACGATCCATATATCCAACAAAATAAAACTAAATCTATTTTCTGTTTGCCACTGCTCAATCAAACCAAGCTAGTTGGCGTATTATATTTAGAAAATCAATTAGCAGTTGGGGCATTTACATCCGAGCGCTCGCAGGTCTTGAACCTATTATCAACCCAGGCAGCGATCGCGCTCGAAAATGCCAAACTCTACTCAAAACTGCGAAAGAGCGAAAGTAGGATAGCTCAATTTTTAGAAGCGGTTCCAGTCGGGATTGTAGCAGTTGATCCGACGGGTCATCTTGATTACTTCAATCAACGAGCAATTCAGCTATTAGGTCAAGGGATCGATTCTTCAATCTCATTAGAACAAATTTCAGAGATTTATCAACTTTATCTGGCTGGAACAGATCGACCTTATCCAACTGATGAACTGCCTGGAATTCGTGCATTAAATGGCGAATGCAGCACAATTGACGATGTAGAAATTCATCAAAACAACGCATTAATTCCAGTTGAGGTGTGGGGAACGCCAGTATTTGACGAACAGGGTAATGTGGTTTATGCGATCGCAGCTTTTCAAGACATTACCGAGCGCAAACAAGCCGAGAAATTACTAGCCGATTACAACCGCACTTTAGAGCAACAGGTCGCAGAAAGAACTGCCGCGTTACGACAAAGTGAAGCCAATTACCGTAATCTAATCCAAACTTCAAATTCAGTCATCCTGCGCACGGATACACAAGGACGAATTCGATACGTAAATGACTGTGGACTGAGCTTTTTTGGCTATGAGGAAGACCAGATTCTAGGGCGTACCCTGCTAGAAACGATCGTTCCAGAAACCGAAACCTCTGGACGCAATCTCAAACAATTTGTTGACGATCTGTTTGACAATCTTGAAGCTCCCTTGCCTCAAGCTTACTTGCAAACCGAGAATGAAAACCTCTGTCGAGACGGCAGACGTGTTTGGATTGCCTGGTCAAATCAGGCAATTTTGGATGAACAGGGACAGGTGGTGGAAATTCTATCCGTTGGCAATGACATCACCCAACTCAAACAAGCAGAAGAAGCTTTACAACGCAGTGAAGCCAAGTTCCGCACTATCTTTGAAAACTCCCAGGTCGGCATCTACCGCACCCGCACCTATGATGGATTAATTCTCAATGCCAATCAACGCTTTGCCGATCTGCTTGGCTTTGATTCGCTAGAAGAGATTATTGGGCTGGAACACACTACAGGCTTTAATGTAAATCCCAACGATCGCCAACAATTCATTGAGGTGCTGAAGCGGGACGGGGAAGTGCGAAGCTATGAAATCCAGATGCGAAAACGAGATGGTACAGTGTTCTGGGGACTTTTCTCTTCTTATCTGAATGCAGCCGATGACTACATCGAAGGGGTGATTGCAGATATTAGCGATCGCAAACAGGCAGAAGTCGCTCTGCAAACGAGTGAAGAACGACTACGCTTAGCATTAACCGCTGCAAATCAAGGACTCTACGATACCAATATCAAAACTGGAGAAATAGTTGTCAACCCAGAATACGCTTCAATGTTTGGCTACAATCCAGCAACATTGCACACAACCGAAAACGAGTGGATTGAAAGTGTGCATCCTGACGACAGAGAATCAGTGGTTGCAGCTTACCATGCTTGTCTTACTGGAGAAGTCCCCAACTATCAAGCAGAGTTTCGCCAGCGTACCCAGGATGGTCAGTGGAAATGGATTCTTTCTGTCGGCAAAATTGTTACCTGGAATGAATTTGGTGAACCCATCCGAGCGTTGGGAGTTTATACCGATATCGACGATCGCAAACAGGCAGAAATAGCGCTACAAGCCTCTGAAGCAGAACTGCGGGCGCTCTTTTCAGCCATTCCCGATCCAATGTATATCTTCAATGCTGAGGGGCAATTGATCTGTGCAATTCAAGGAAATCCGTCCTATGGAGATTTATGTAGGGAGGAGTATATTGGCAAAACACTGCATCAACTCTATGCCAAGGAACAAGCCGATGAATTCCTGAGTTATATTCAGCAGGCGGTGAAAACCCAACAGATACTCACCGTTGAATACAGTCAGTGGATCGCTGGACGAGAGATCTGGTTTTCGGCTCGCATTGCTCCGATTCGGCACGAACAGGTGATTTGGCTGGCGCGAGATATTACGCTGCAAAAGCAAGCAGAAGCCACTTCAATTCTAGAAGAACGCAACCGCATGGCACGCGAAATTCACGATACACTCGCCCAGGCGTTTACAGGCATTCTGATCCAATTCGGTGCGGCAACTCAAGTGCTAACAGACGATCCAGAAGTAACCCAATCGCATTTAGACACGATCGAGGAATTAGCACGCACCGGACTGACTGAGGCGCGGCGATCGGTCACAGCACTTCGTCCCCAGTTGTTAGAGGATGGCGATTTATCGACTGCGATCGCTCGCCTGGTAGCCCAGATGAGAGCCGCTACCGATACTGCTCTGATTTACCAAATTCAGGGTGTAGCCTATGGGTTACCCGCCGAGGTAGAAAATAACTTACTGCGGATCGGACAAGAAGCACTGACCAATGCGATTAAATATGCTCGTGCAAGCGTTATTTGGATTGAGTTGGTATATGACGATGCACAGTGCTGCTTGCGAGTCATAGACGATGGACGGGGTTTTGGAGTTGGTGGCGTGCCACCGATTGGCAGATTTGGATTGTTGGGCATGAGCGAACGGGCAGAGCGCATCGGAGCGCAATTGCGGATTGAGAGCCAACCTGGGCAAGGAACAGAAATTGTTGTCATTGTCAATTGCAAGTGA
- a CDS encoding IS1 family transposase, which produces MELESAENEGGDVARKAEVDEMQSFVGKKEEQRWLWHAIDHCTGEILAYVLGSRQDEVFLKLKKLLEPFGIQKFYTDGLKTYERHLPVEMRQVSKYKMQRIERKHLTLRTRIKRLARKTICFSKSIQMHDLVIGLFINKYEFEVEI; this is translated from the coding sequence ATGGAGCTAGAATCAGCAGAGAATGAAGGGGGCGACGTAGCCAGGAAAGCTGAAGTTGATGAAATGCAAAGCTTTGTTGGAAAAAAGGAAGAGCAGCGTTGGTTGTGGCATGCAATAGACCATTGTACCGGAGAAATACTAGCTTATGTGTTAGGCTCACGGCAAGATGAAGTGTTCTTAAAACTGAAAAAGTTGTTAGAGCCTTTTGGAATTCAGAAGTTTTATACAGATGGTTTAAAAACTTACGAAAGACATCTTCCAGTGGAGATGCGGCAAGTGAGTAAATATAAGATGCAGAGAATTGAGAGAAAGCACTTGACATTAAGAACAAGAATTAAGCGATTAGCAAGGAAGACAATCTGCTTTTCCAAATCGATTCAGATGCACGATTTGGTGATTGGGCTATTCATTAATAAGTATGAGTTTGAAGTAGAGATTTGA
- a CDS encoding IS1-like element transposase: MTIIPLRCPHCHGCNLSKFGKTRTGKQRYACNNAECPYHTFTLEPHAYPGRRQEVKAQIVDMTVNGSGVRDTARVLGVSTSTVIQELKKKKNN, from the coding sequence ATGACTATCATTCCTCTTCGTTGTCCTCATTGTCACGGATGTAACCTCTCTAAATTTGGTAAAACTCGGACGGGCAAGCAAAGATACGCATGTAACAATGCTGAGTGTCCCTACCACACTTTTACTTTAGAACCTCACGCTTATCCTGGCCGTCGTCAAGAAGTTAAAGCACAAATTGTGGACATGACTGTTAACGGCAGCGGAGTCCGGGATACAGCAAGAGTTTTAGGGGTCAGCACCTCTACGGTGATTCAGGAATTAAAAAAAAAGAAGAACAACTAG